One window from the genome of Magnolia sinica isolate HGM2019 chromosome 4, MsV1, whole genome shotgun sequence encodes:
- the LOC131244402 gene encoding GDSL esterase/lipase At1g71250-like has product MATPSSSPTTIAFSYWFFTVCMFIYNSFGVVGSVQVPAMFVFGDSLVDNGNNNNLISLAKSNYLPYGIDFYQGPSGRFCNGRTTADMLCEMLKLPYLPAHADPNPRKRIISGVNYASAAGGILDETGQQLGERFSLSQQVLNFESNLNDLRNQMGPKNLTKYLATSITVMVFGSNDYINNYLLPSLYNSSYIYNPKDYADLLLNHYARQILALHSVGLRKFFLAGVGPLGCSPNQLAIYQVPPGRCANYVNEIVGPFNEGLRSLVDLLNSNHPGAIFVYGNTYGAFGDILNGPDTYGFNVTDESCCGVGRNQGQITCLPQSIPCGNRNEYIFWDAFHPTEAANAILAQRAFTGPPSDCYPINVQQMALI; this is encoded by the exons atggcaacACCAAGCTCAAGTCCCACAACCATTGCATTTTCCTACTGGTTTTTCACAGTCTGCATGTTCATCTACAACTCATTTGGGGTAGTTGGTTCAGTTCAAGTTCCAGCCATGTTTGTGTTTGGAGATTCCTTAGTTGATAATGGAAACAACAACAACCTAATCTCCTTAGCAAAGTCTAATTACCTCCCATATGGTATTGATTTCTATCAAGGCCCTTCTGGGAGATTCTGCAATGGAAGAACAACAGCAGATATGCTAT GTGAAATGTTGAAGCTCCCTTATCTGCCAGCCCATGCAGATCCTAACCCTAGAAAAAGAATAATTAGTGGCGTTAATTATGCCTCAGCGGCCGGAGGCATCCTTGATGAGACTGGCCAACAATTA GGCGAGCGTTTTAGCTTAAGCCAACAGGTGCTTAATTTCGAAAGCAACTTGAATGATTTGAGGAATCAGATGGGCCCAAAGAACCTAACCAAATACCTGGCTACATCCATCACAGTCATGGTCTTCGGCAGCAACGACTACATCAACAACTATCTTCTGCCATCTTTGTACAATTCAAGTTATATCTATAACCCTAAGGACTATGCTGACCTTCTCCTCAACCACTATGCCCGCCAGATATTG GCACTTCACAGTGTGGGCCTACGGAAGTTCTTCTTGGCAGGAGTGGGCCCACTTGGCTGCAGCCCAAACCAATTAGCAATCTATCAGGTCCCACCAGGCCGATGCGCCAATTACGTAAACGAGATCGTTGGCCCATTCAATGAAGGACTCAGATCGCTCGTGGATCTACTGAACAGCAACCACCCTGGTGCAATCTTCGTCTACGGCAACACTTACGGGGCCTTCGGTGACATTCTCAACGGTCCTGATACTTATG GATTCAACGTCACGGATGAGTCATGTTGTGGGGTCGGAAGGAACCAAGGGCAGATAACCTGCCTACCCCAATCAATCCCCTGCGGAAACAGGAACGAGTACATCTTCTGGGATGCCTTCCATCCAACAGAAGCTGCGAATGCAATCCTTGCTCAGAGAGCTTTCACTGGCCCACCGTCTGATTGTTATCCAATCAATGTCCAACAGATGGCACTCATATAG